The Magnetococcales bacterium genome segment TGGGGGCCGTACTGGCCACGTTGGCCATGGTTCTGGCCCACTGGCAAATGTTCGATTTGCAGCACATCCTGGCCATTCCCACCTCCCTCAATCATGGCCTGCAAGGATTGTTGGTGACCCCGATACAATTCTGGGCCGGCTGGCGTTTTCATGCCAACACCCTGGCGGTTGCCCGGCATGGGGGTGCCAACATGCACACCCTGGTGACCATCGGCACTTTCAGTGCCTACCTTTATTCCCTGCTCGTGTTGTTGGCTCCTGGTCTCTTTCAGGGCCAGGGCCTCGCGGCGGAAGTCTATTTTGATACCTCCGGCACCATCATTGTTTTGATTTTGCTGGGACGATTTTTGGAGGCCCGGGCCAAGGGGCGGACTTCTTTGGCCATTCGCGGGCTTATGGGTCTTGTTCCCCGGCGTGCGCGTGTCATTCGCAAGGGGCAGGAGGAGGAAATTCCTCTCTCGGCGGTCGTGCCCGGTGATCGGGTGGTGGTGCGTCCCGGCGAAAAAATTCCGGTCGATGGTCGCCTGCTCGATGGTCTCTCCAGTGTCGATGAGTCGATGTTGACCGGTGAATCCATGCCGGTGACCCGTGGCCCTGGTGACCCGGTCATAGGCGGCACCATCAATCGTACCGGGACTTTTACCTTCGAGGCCGAAAAGGTCGGACGGGAGACGGTTTTGGCGCATATTGTGGCCATGGTGCGTCGGGCACAGGGGTCGAAGCCGCCCATTGCCCATCTGGCCGACCGGATTGCCAGTGTGTTTGTGCCGGTGGTGCTGGGCATTGCGACCTGCACGTTTTTATTATGGTTCTGGCTGGGTCCCTCTCCTTCGATCAACTATGCCTTGTCCAATTTTATTGCCGTGTTGATCATTGCCTGTCCGTGTGCCCTGGGGCTGGCGACGCCCACGTCCATTCTGGTGGGGACCGGTCGTGGTGCCGGGATGGGCATTCTCATTCGCGGCGGCGAGTCGCTGGAGACGGCCCACAAGGTCAATGTGGTGGTGTTCGACAAGACCGGGACGCTGACCCACGGGAAGCCGGCCCTGACCGATTGGAGCGGCACGGATGGTGTCTTGGCCCTGGTGGCGGGGGCGGAGAGTCGTTCGGAACATCCGGTGGCCCTGGCCGTGGTACAGGCTGCCCGGGCCAGGGGTCTGGACCTGCTGCAACCGGAGCAGTTCGAGGCGGTGCCGGGTCAGGGGGTACGGGCGCGGGTGGCTGGGCAGGACATTCTGGTTGGCACCCGGCACCTGCTGACCGAGGCCAATGTGGCCATCCAGACCGGTGACATCCTGGCCACGCAACTGGAGGAGGCCGGCAAGACAACCCTGCTGGTGGCCGTGAATGGAGAGTTGGCGGGCGTCATGGGGGTGGCCGATACGGTGCGCCAGGAGAGTCGGGCGGCTGTTGCCGCTTTGCAGGCCATGGGAATCCGGGTCATCATGTTGACCGGTGACACCCGACGCACGGCCCAGGCCATTGCCGCGCCACTGGGCATCGATCACATTCGTGCCGGGCTTCTCCCGGAACAGAAAAGTGCTGAAATTCAAAAACTTCAGCAAGAGGGCAACATTGTCGCCATGGTGGGTGACGGGAT includes the following:
- a CDS encoding heavy metal translocating P-type ATPase translates to MDHATLTLPIKGMKCASCAGRVERRLKDLSGVAHVAVNLAVHQVTVTGTAAVADVVAAITATGFSVPTVQETFRIEGLSCAACVHRTEMALQAVPGVQSASVNLAEATATVTYMTPPADYGTLGQAVAKKGFRLVRLEETADPLVQMEQEQQQEYQDLRLRLGVGAVLATLAMVLAHWQMFDLQHILAIPTSLNHGLQGLLVTPIQFWAGWRFHANTLAVARHGGANMHTLVTIGTFSAYLYSLLVLLAPGLFQGQGLAAEVYFDTSGTIIVLILLGRFLEARAKGRTSLAIRGLMGLVPRRARVIRKGQEEEIPLSAVVPGDRVVVRPGEKIPVDGRLLDGLSSVDESMLTGESMPVTRGPGDPVIGGTINRTGTFTFEAEKVGRETVLAHIVAMVRRAQGSKPPIAHLADRIASVFVPVVLGIATCTFLLWFWLGPSPSINYALSNFIAVLIIACPCALGLATPTSILVGTGRGAGMGILIRGGESLETAHKVNVVVFDKTGTLTHGKPALTDWSGTDGVLALVAGAESRSEHPVALAVVQAARARGLDLLQPEQFEAVPGQGVRARVAGQDILVGTRHLLTEANVAIQTGDILATQLEEAGKTTLLVAVNGELAGVMGVADTVRQESRAAVAALQAMGIRVIMLTGDTRRTAQAIAAPLGIDHIRAGLLPEQKSAEIQKLQQEGNIVAMVGDGINDAPALALAHVGIAMGAGTDVAMAAADITLMSNDPRGVAKAIHLSRATLRNIRQNLFWAFAYNIILIPLAAGVWFPWFGILLSPVFAAAAMAFSSVTVVTNALRLKEYPKI